The DNA sequence AGCTCTAGCGGGACCACCGGTCGCGCCACGACCTCCGCGAAGATCGTGGTGGCCGGCGGTTTCGGCGTGGGCAAGACCACGTTCGTCGGCGCCGTCTCGGAGATCAGCCCGCTGCGCACCGAGGCCGTGATGACGTCCGCGTCCGCGGGCATCGACGATCTGAGCCACGTCCAGGACAAGACGACGACCACCGTCGCCATGGACTTCGGCCGCATCACGCTGGACGACGACCTGATCCTGTACCTGTTCGGCACCCCCGGACAGGACCGGTTCTGGTTCATGTGGGACGACCTGGTCCGCGGTGCCATCGGGGCGGTCGTCCTGGTGGACACCCGCCGCCTCGCCGACTGCTTCCCCGCCGTCGACTACTTCGAGAACAGCGGCCTGCCCTTCGTCATCGCCCTCAACGGCTTCCACGGAGAGCAGCCCTACTCCCCCGAAGAGGTGCGCGAGGCGCTGCAGATCGGGCCGGACGCGCCCATCATCACCACCGACGCGCGGCATCGGAACGAGGCGAAGAGCGCGCTCATCACGCTCGTCGAGCACGCCCTGATGGCGCGGCTGAAGTAGCCGGCGGGAGCGGGCGGCCGTGTGGGATCCGCCACGGGCCGCCCCCGGGCTTCATAACGTTTCGACAGAGAATTGACCGGGGCGCGACAGGCCCGCCACCACGGGCCGCAGCCGTCCGGTTCCCCTCCGCACATGTTTCGCCCGCCTTTTGGCGTCGCTCGCTCTTAATGCCCGTTTTATGTCGGGCGGATCCCCCCGGCCGTCGGCTCTGCCCACTGTTTGGAACGCACTGGTCCGGCGTGCTGGAATTTCCCGAACTGGGCCGTCGTGGCCCAGCCGAAAGACGGCACGACGTCCTCGACGTCGGTGCCGACGCCGAGAGGTTGTTGGACGAGTGAGGCGAAGAAAGACCGGCACCGCGCAGCAGGCGAAGGACGCGCGGGGCAACTTCACACCGCCGTCGCAGGCCGCGGTGGAGCCCTCGGACGTTCCCCGTACCCCCGTCGCGCCCAGTGGCGGTGGCGGACGGCTCTCTCCCCGCAACTGGCGGGTGGCCACCCGGCTGAACGCGATCCTCCTCATCCCGGTGCTGGTCGCCCTCGTCTTCGGTGGTCTCGGCATCAAGAACTCGGTCGACACCTGGACCGAGGCCGAGGACGCGGCCGACACCGCCCGTGTGGTGCGGGCCGCGGCCGACTACGCCCAGGCGATCGTCGACGAGCGCGACAAGAGCGTCATCCCCCTGCTGGCGAAGCAGCACGAGGACGAGAACGTCAAGAAGGCCCGGGAGACGACGGATTCCGCCCAGGCCGCCTTCAACGACACCGTCCGCTCCATGCCCGACACCCCCAGCCTGCAGCGCCGGCTGGCGGCGGTCCGGGACGCGGAGAAGAAGCTGCCGCAGATCCGGAAGACCGCCTACGCCTCCGAGGCCGCGAAGACCGAGGACGCGTACGGCTCCATCCAGCGTCCGCTGATGGCGTTCACCAACGAACTCGGCCTGGGCACCGGCACCGTCACCTCGTACGGCCGCATGGTCTACGCCGTCTCGCTGGCCAAGGCCGCCGAGTCGCTCCAGCGGTCCATGGGTACGCACCTGCTGGCCAAGCCGGACATGGCCGCCAAGGACCGGCGCTTCCTGCTGACCTCCTTCTCCTCGTACAACTTCCTCGAGTACATCGCCTCCGACGAGTACACGACCGGTGGTTCCCAGGAGGACATCGACCGGCTGAAGAACACGCTCAAGGAGAAGGCGCAGGTCGAGCAGCAGAACAAGATGGCGCTGGCCATCATGTCCGGCGAGTCGCCGGAGAAGCTGAAGGCCGTCGGCGTCACTCCTGAGTCCTGGTACACCACGGCCACCGGGAAGTTCGACGCCTACCGCGCCGTCGAGTCGCACCTCGCCGACCACGCGGTGGACCAGGCGTCGCAGGTCGCCTCCGACGCCCGCCGGGACGCGATCGTCAACGGCTCGATCATGATCGTCGCGCTGCTGGCCGCGTTCTTCGTCGCCGGGCGCATCGCCCGCTCGATGAGCCGCAGCATGCGCCGGCTGCGCGGTGCCGCCTTCGAGGTGGCCGAGCAGCGGCTGCCGGCCCTGGTCGACCAGCTCTCGCGCACCGAGCCGGGCCGGATCGACACCCGGGTGCAGCCCATCCCGATCGACACCAAGGACGAGATCGGCGAGGTCGCCCGCGCCTTCGACCAGGTGCACCGGGAGGCCGTCCGGCTCGCCGCCGAACAGGCGATGCTCCGGGGCAACGTCAACGCGATCTTCACCAACCTCTCCCGCCGCAACCAGAGCCTGATTGAGGGCCAGCTGGAGCTCATCACCGGGCTGGAGAACAACGAGGCCGACCCGGACCAGTTGGAGAACCTCTTCCGGCTCGACCACCTGGCCACTCGTATGCGCCGCAACGGCGAGAACCTCCTCATCCTCGCGGGCGAGGAGCCCGGCCGCCGCTGGGACCAGCCGATCCCGCTGGTGGACGTGTTGCGCGCGGCCTCCTCCGAGGTGGAGGCGTACGAGCGCATCGAGCTGGACGGCGTCTCGGAGGCCGAGATCCACGGTCTCGCCGTGACCGACCTCGTGCACCTCCTCGCCGAGCTGCTGGAGAACGCGACCACGTTCTCCTCCCCGCACACCAAGGTCCGCGTCAACGCCACGCGTCTGCCCGACGGCCGTGTGATGGTCGAGATCCACGACAAGGGCATCGGCCTCACCCCCGAGGACTTCGCGGACATCAACCACAAGCTGGCCAACCCGCCGACCGTGGACGCCACGGTCTCCCAGCGGATGGGTCTCTTCGTGGTCGGCCGGCTGGCCATGCGGCACGGCATCCGCGTCCAGCTCCGTCCCTCGGGCGAGCAGGCCGGCACCACCTCGCTGGTCATGCTCCCGGAGCCCATCACCCACGGTGGCGGTGGCGAGGACGAGCAGGCCGGCGACGACTTCACGGTCTCCCGGATCGTCCCGGAGCAGCAGGCCGGCACCGTCGGGCCGGCCGGCGGCGTCCGTACCGCCGCGGAACTGGGCTTCGACGACTCGCGCTACGAGCCGGGGGCGGCGGGTGCCCCGGTGCTCGACCCGCTCGGCCGCTCGCGGCTGCGCGAGGAGCGGCGGGCCGCCCTGGAGGGCGCCCTGGAGGCGCACACCTCCGCGCAGCCCGGGCACGACACCGGTGGGCACCAGGTGCCGTCGCACGACACCCGGCAGACTCCGTTCGCCCCGCAGGCCACGGGTGAGCAGCCGTATACGGAAGCCGCCTACAGCGAACAGGGCTTCACCGACCAGCAGACCTACGGCGACTTCAACGCCCCCGCCTACCAAGGTGAGTGGGGCGGGACGGCTCCGGAGGCCACTCCGTACCAGCACGGGTACGCGTCGGGTTACGGAGCGGAATCGGAATCTCAGCCGTCCGCTGACACGGCGCAGCCGGAGCGCGTAGAGTTCGACCGTCCGGGCCCCGCCACGAGCGGCCCTCCCTCGCTGACCGGGTCCGGTCTGCCGCGCCGCGATCGGCAGTGGCAGCAGCCGGAGACGGGCGAGGAGGCCACGAGGGGCGGCGCAGAACCGGACCGGTCCCAGCAGGACATCTCCCGGCCTCGGAACGAGGGGGACACGTCCGCCGGGCAGTCGGCCAACGACGAGCGCTGGCAGCGCGCCGAGCGGCTCCGGGTGCCGAAGGCGGACGGAACGACTTCCTCCGGTCTCCCGCGCCGGGTGCCCAGGGCCAATCTGGTCGAGGGCAAGGCGGTGGAGACCTCCCAGGGCGGCCCGCAGATATCCCGGGCACCCGAGGACGTCCGCGGCAGGCTCGCCAACCTGCGCCGCGGTGTCCAGCAGGGGCGCAGCGCGGGAACGGACTCCTCGGAGTTCCCCGCGATCACCGCGCAGGAGCAGCAGCAGCAACACGACCAGGGCTTCGGCCCCGGCGGCACCTACGAGCAGGAGCGTTAGTGTGAGCCCGATGAGCCAGGCGGCGCAGAACCTGAACTGGTTGATCACCAGTTTCGTGGAGAACACCCCAGGGGTGTCCCACACCGTCGTGGTCTCCGCCGACGGACTCCTTCTGGCCATGTCCGAAGGGTTTCCGCGGGACCGCGCGGACCAGCTGGCGGCGGTGGCCTCCGGCCTGACCTCCCTGACCGCGGGTGCCTCGCGCATCTTCGAGGGCGGCGCCGTCAACCAGACCGTGGTGGAGATGGAGCGCGGCTTCCTCTTCATCATGTCCATCTCCGACGGCTCCTCGCTGGCCGTGCTGGCGCACCCCGAGTGCGACATCGGCCTCGTCGGCTACGAGATGGCCCTGCTGGTCGACCGCGCGGGCAACGTGCTCACGCCCGACCTCCGCGCCGAACTGCAGGGGAGCCTTCTCAACTAGCAGAGAGACAGTGCGTTTCGCGCCACCGCGCCTTAAGGTGCGGTGGCGCGACCAGCAGCAGACAGGAAAGTCGGAGGAGGAGCCGTGGCAACGCCCCCAGGCGGTTACCCGTATGGCAATGACCAGCAGGAGAACCCGCCGCTGAACCGCTTCAACTTCCCCTCCGCGCCCACCCCCAGGGACCGGTCGGAGGCCCAGCACCCCTCACAGGTGCCCTACACCCCGCAGCCCCCGGTACCGCCGCACGCGGTGCCCGGCGGCGGGTACTCCCCGCCCAGCGCGCCCGGGCACGTCCCGACGGGCCATGTCCCGCCCCCCGCGGGGCAGGGCCGGCACGCGGGACAGGGGCCGCAGCACCGGCGTTCGGGGTCGCCGTCGGGTGGCAAGAGCAACCCGTTGGTCCGCCCCTACGCCATGACCGGCGGCCGGACCCGGCCGCGCTACCAGCTCGCCATCGAGGCGCTGGTGCACACCACGGCCCAGCCGGCCCAGCTCCAAGGGCAGTTGCCGGAACACCAGCGCATCTGCCACCTGTGCCGCGAGATCAAGTCGGTAGCCGAGATCTCGGCACTCCTCTCCATCCCGCTCGGCGTCGCCCGAATCCTGGTGGCCGATCTGGCCGAGGCCGGGCTCGTCGCCATTCATCAGCCCGGCGGCGACGCGTCCGCCGGCGGCCAGCCTGACGTGACACTGCTCGAAAGGGTGCTCAGTGGACTTCGGAACCTCTAGCGGCGAGGCAGCCCGCTCCACCACCAGCGCGAAGATCGTGGTGGCCGGTGGTTTCGGCGTGGGCAAGACCACGTTCGTCGGCGCGGTCTCGGAGATCAACCCGCTGCGCACCGAAGCCGTCATGACCTCCGCCTCGGCGGGCATCGACGACCTCACGCACGCGCCGGACAAGACCACGACGACCGTGGCGATGGACTTCGGCCGGATCACCCTGGACCAGGACCTGATCCTCTACCTGTTCGGCACGCCCGGACAGGACCGGTTCTGGTTCATGTGGGACGACCTCGTCCGCGGTGCCATCGGGGCGGTCGTCCTGGTGGACACCCGCCGCCTCGCCGACTGCTTCCCGGCCGTCGACTACTTCGAGAACAGCGGCCTGCCCTTCGTCATCGCGCTGAACGGCTTCGACGGGCACCAGCCGTACACTCCCGACGAGGTGCGGGAGGCTCTGCAGATCGGGCCGGACGCGCCGATCATCACGACGGACGCTCGGCACCGGAACGAGGCGAAGAGCGCGCTCATCACGCTGGTGGAGCACGCGCTGATGGCGCGCCTGCGGTAGCAGGCCGCGCGGGGCTGAGCCCCGAGGCGTCCCATCCGAAGGCCGGGCAGGTCGGAATCAGTCCTGCCTGGCCTTCGCGGCAGGTCGCGCGGCTTTTTCGCCGCGCCGGACACAGCCCGAGAAAGAGCGAAGGGGAAACCGAGTGTCTCGGGAATCTCTGGACTGACGACGGGGGACATCACCTTGGGGGGTGGCTTGTACGAGGATCCGCGTACACCACAGGAGTGGGAGGACGTGGCTCTGGAGCGTCGCACGGACGCCGTTGAGCTGCACAAGGCCGGTCGGCACCTGGCCTGCCTCTACTACCTAGGATTCACTGCCGAGTGCTTTGCCAAGGCGTTGTGCGCTGCTCGGGGCCGCGCAGTGCCCCGCGGCCGTGACGGACACAACGTGCTGGCGATTCTGGCTCAAGCGGGATTCAGCCCCCAGGTGCTGTCGCTGGAGGTGCGTAACTTTCTCACGGACCGCGACGTCGGCCTGCGCTACCAGTCGGCGCTGCCCGAGGATGTCACGATCGAGGACGAGATCAAAGCGGCCAATCGCTTCGCGAACTGGTGTACCACCCAGTTGCGACGTCGGGCGAAAGCGCACAGGAGGAACGCGCCGTGACACAGCCGGATGACATCAACCGTACGGAAAGCGCGTTGCGTGAAGCCCTCGGGGACGGAGTGCGTGTTACAGCAGACCCCTTTGCAGGAATCCGAGTCACCGCGATCTCGGACGTGTTCACCGGCATGACTCCGCGAGCGCGTCGCGAGCGTGTACAAGCGCTCGTACCGGCCGCCGACATCGTCCGGTACGACCTGATGACTCCCGACGAGGCGCGGTTCGTGGAGCGGGAGGATCTGGACGCCACGCCGGCCTTCGAGGAGCTTCCGCTGTGGCCGGAAGCCTTGGCGAACGCCCAGGCGGACGAGATCACGGTGCGCTTCCCCTCCGAGGACTACGGCACCCTCCCGTCCCCAGTGGTCTCCACTTTCTACTCGTTGCGCGGTGGCGTCGGCCGGTCCACCGCCCTGGCCCATGCCGCGCGTGTCATCGCCGGGCAGGGGCTCACGGTGCTGTGCATCGACATGGACCTGGAAGCCCCCGGCCTCGCTTCACTCTTCGATGTGGAGGACGACGTCACCGAGGGCACGGGGGTGGTTCCGCTCCTGGCAGCCGCGGAAGTCAGTGGCGAGATCGGCCCGCTCGACGAACACGTGGTGAGGGTTACCGAGGACGCAGAACTGTTCCTTCTCCCGGCCGGATGCCCCGGCGCGGAATACGCCCGGCTCCTGTCCCACCTCGACCCCTCGGCCTGGTATGGAGAAGACGAGATCAACCCCTTGCGGTTGCTTGTCGAGGCGGTATCCGGTCTGGCGGAACGGCCGGATGTGGTACTCATCGACTCCAGGACGGGTATCAGTCCACTGGCCGCTCCTTTGCTGTTCGACGTCTCGGACATCAATGTCATCGCCTTCTACCCACATCCGCAGGCGAAGGCAGGCACCCGGGCCCTT is a window from the Streptomyces mobaraensis genome containing:
- a CDS encoding GTP-binding protein; the protein is MDFGSSSGTTGRATTSAKIVVAGGFGVGKTTFVGAVSEISPLRTEAVMTSASAGIDDLSHVQDKTTTTVAMDFGRITLDDDLILYLFGTPGQDRFWFMWDDLVRGAIGAVVLVDTRRLADCFPAVDYFENSGLPFVIALNGFHGEQPYSPEEVREALQIGPDAPIITTDARHRNEAKSALITLVEHALMARLK
- a CDS encoding sensor histidine kinase; amino-acid sequence: MRRRKTGTAQQAKDARGNFTPPSQAAVEPSDVPRTPVAPSGGGGRLSPRNWRVATRLNAILLIPVLVALVFGGLGIKNSVDTWTEAEDAADTARVVRAAADYAQAIVDERDKSVIPLLAKQHEDENVKKARETTDSAQAAFNDTVRSMPDTPSLQRRLAAVRDAEKKLPQIRKTAYASEAAKTEDAYGSIQRPLMAFTNELGLGTGTVTSYGRMVYAVSLAKAAESLQRSMGTHLLAKPDMAAKDRRFLLTSFSSYNFLEYIASDEYTTGGSQEDIDRLKNTLKEKAQVEQQNKMALAIMSGESPEKLKAVGVTPESWYTTATGKFDAYRAVESHLADHAVDQASQVASDARRDAIVNGSIMIVALLAAFFVAGRIARSMSRSMRRLRGAAFEVAEQRLPALVDQLSRTEPGRIDTRVQPIPIDTKDEIGEVARAFDQVHREAVRLAAEQAMLRGNVNAIFTNLSRRNQSLIEGQLELITGLENNEADPDQLENLFRLDHLATRMRRNGENLLILAGEEPGRRWDQPIPLVDVLRAASSEVEAYERIELDGVSEAEIHGLAVTDLVHLLAELLENATTFSSPHTKVRVNATRLPDGRVMVEIHDKGIGLTPEDFADINHKLANPPTVDATVSQRMGLFVVGRLAMRHGIRVQLRPSGEQAGTTSLVMLPEPITHGGGGEDEQAGDDFTVSRIVPEQQAGTVGPAGGVRTAAELGFDDSRYEPGAAGAPVLDPLGRSRLREERRAALEGALEAHTSAQPGHDTGGHQVPSHDTRQTPFAPQATGEQPYTEAAYSEQGFTDQQTYGDFNAPAYQGEWGGTAPEATPYQHGYASGYGAESESQPSADTAQPERVEFDRPGPATSGPPSLTGSGLPRRDRQWQQPETGEEATRGGAEPDRSQQDISRPRNEGDTSAGQSANDERWQRAERLRVPKADGTTSSGLPRRVPRANLVEGKAVETSQGGPQISRAPEDVRGRLANLRRGVQQGRSAGTDSSEFPAITAQEQQQQHDQGFGPGGTYEQER
- a CDS encoding roadblock/LC7 domain-containing protein; the encoded protein is MSPMSQAAQNLNWLITSFVENTPGVSHTVVVSADGLLLAMSEGFPRDRADQLAAVASGLTSLTAGASRIFEGGAVNQTVVEMERGFLFIMSISDGSSLAVLAHPECDIGLVGYEMALLVDRAGNVLTPDLRAELQGSLLN
- a CDS encoding DUF742 domain-containing protein, which translates into the protein MATPPGGYPYGNDQQENPPLNRFNFPSAPTPRDRSEAQHPSQVPYTPQPPVPPHAVPGGGYSPPSAPGHVPTGHVPPPAGQGRHAGQGPQHRRSGSPSGGKSNPLVRPYAMTGGRTRPRYQLAIEALVHTTAQPAQLQGQLPEHQRICHLCREIKSVAEISALLSIPLGVARILVADLAEAGLVAIHQPGGDASAGGQPDVTLLERVLSGLRNL
- a CDS encoding GTP-binding protein, whose product is MDFGTSSGEAARSTTSAKIVVAGGFGVGKTTFVGAVSEINPLRTEAVMTSASAGIDDLTHAPDKTTTTVAMDFGRITLDQDLILYLFGTPGQDRFWFMWDDLVRGAIGAVVLVDTRRLADCFPAVDYFENSGLPFVIALNGFDGHQPYTPDEVREALQIGPDAPIITTDARHRNEAKSALITLVEHALMARLR
- a CDS encoding HEPN domain-containing protein; translation: MALERRTDAVELHKAGRHLACLYYLGFTAECFAKALCAARGRAVPRGRDGHNVLAILAQAGFSPQVLSLEVRNFLTDRDVGLRYQSALPEDVTIEDEIKAANRFANWCTTQLRRRAKAHRRNAP